In one Deltaproteobacteria bacterium genomic region, the following are encoded:
- a CDS encoding flagellar basal body L-ring protein FlgH codes for MRNGIVTAALAALIITGCATPEPKKIDTRTIAVQPRPYPSSAGSLWPGETSRNNLYQDLRAWHVGDVVTITIAEKTSATKEAITETTRKSKASGGLSGLFGITPSLGSWKGQGFTPTVNADTSAQFEGEGKTERKGELKATLTAVVVEVLGNGNLVIEGKKDTVVNNETQYVTLSGIVRPEDIDENNEVSSVYVANARIEYSGRGVVGDEQSPGWLRRALDNVWPF; via the coding sequence GGGCTGCGCAACACCGGAGCCGAAAAAGATAGACACCAGGACCATAGCCGTGCAGCCCAGGCCCTATCCCTCGTCGGCCGGCTCGCTCTGGCCCGGCGAGACGTCGCGCAACAACCTCTACCAGGACCTCAGGGCCTGGCACGTGGGCGACGTGGTGACGATCACCATCGCCGAGAAGACGAGCGCCACCAAGGAGGCCATCACCGAGACGACCCGCAAGAGCAAGGCATCGGGCGGGCTCAGCGGCCTCTTCGGCATAACGCCGTCGCTCGGGAGCTGGAAGGGACAGGGTTTCACCCCCACCGTGAACGCCGATACGAGCGCCCAGTTCGAGGGCGAGGGCAAGACCGAGCGCAAGGGGGAGCTGAAGGCGACCCTCACGGCCGTGGTGGTCGAGGTGCTGGGCAACGGCAACCTCGTCATCGAGGGCAAGAAGGACACGGTGGTCAACAACGAGACCCAGTACGTTACCCTCAGCGGCATAGTCAGGCCCGAAGACATCGACGAGAACAACGAGGTGTCGTCCGTATACGTGGCCAACGCGAGGATCGAGTACTCGGGCCGCGGCGTGGTGGGCGACGAACAGAGCCCCGGCTGGCTCAGGAGGGCGCTTGACAATGTGTGGCCGTTCTAA